A single window of Hyla sarda isolate aHylSar1 chromosome 2, aHylSar1.hap1, whole genome shotgun sequence DNA harbors:
- the LOC130356920 gene encoding adenine phosphoribosyltransferase-like, whose translation MAGCRSSLVHVDLYKNPEKRTHGWYLPLMAPNEKGPSYAWLDPSRLYCHQEALQDCIEDLLQPFKDDHIDLVAGIDAMGFILGAAIAAHLGKGFLAIRKAGHLCVKTYSQSYVDYSKREKCMEVRTDAIRPGVRILLVDQWIETGGTMSAAIKLVENQGGVVAGIATICIEDSDGGKWVKENYKCSDCVPDDMRSQFNGHLLESFHAFHN comes from the exons ATGGCAG GTTGCAGATCATCTCTTGTCCACGTGGACCTGTACAAGAATCCAGAGAAGAGAACCCATGGCTGGTACCTACCATTAATGGCTCCTAATGAAAAAGGACCAAGCTATGCTTGGCTGGACCCATCTAGACTTTACTGCCACCAAGAG GCCCTGCAGGATTGCATTGAAGATCTTCTGCAACCCTTTAAGGATGACCATATAGATCTTGTTGCTGGGATTGACGCCATGGGATTCATACTAG GAGCTGCCATAGCTGCACATTTAGGCAAAGGCTTTTTAGCCATCAGGAAAGCTGGCCACCTATGTGTTAAGACCTATAGCCAGTCATATGTTGACTACTCCAAAAGGGAAAAATGCATGGAGGTCCGGACTGATGCCATTAGACCAG GTGTGCGCATCCTATTAGTGGATCAGTGGATTGAGACAGGAGGAACCATGAGTGCAGCCATTAAACTGGTGGAAAATCAAGGTGGGGTTGTTGCAG GAATTGCTACCATCTGTATTGAGGACAGCGATGGAGGCAAATGGGTGAAAGAAAACTACAAATGTTCTGATTGTGTTCCTGATGATATGCGGAGCCAGTTTAATGGCCATTTATTGGAGAGCTTCCATGCCTTCCACAACTAG